A genomic stretch from Sulfurimonas sediminis includes:
- a CDS encoding ISAs1 family transposase: MATKTREKLAKKRSIRGYADQAQSNQLLKLFSEVTDYRKPQGKRHRLEHILYLSVLAGLMGATDYKQISIWIEKHIQKEQVKRLLGVEFILTPKKSLVSDVLAKVDSQEVEVVFRKWIRTYVDTRGKHLSVDGKVMNGSKYKDKRSIEVVGAVLSEIGVIIAHQQIAEKSNEIPALQAMIGELGDEFIFTFDAMNTQKNS; encoded by the coding sequence ATGGCAACAAAAACAAGAGAAAAATTAGCGAAAAAGCGTTCTATAAGAGGGTATGCAGATCAAGCCCAATCAAATCAACTTTTAAAATTGTTTTCAGAGGTGACAGACTATCGGAAACCTCAAGGTAAAAGACACCGACTAGAACATATTTTATATCTTTCAGTATTGGCTGGATTGATGGGAGCAACTGACTATAAGCAAATATCTATTTGGATAGAGAAGCATATTCAAAAAGAACAAGTTAAAAGATTATTAGGTGTAGAGTTTATATTAACACCAAAGAAAAGTTTGGTTTCTGATGTGTTAGCGAAAGTTGATAGCCAAGAAGTTGAAGTTGTTTTTAGGAAATGGATAAGAACCTATGTCGATACAAGAGGAAAGCACCTGAGCGTAGATGGCAAGGTTATGAATGGCAGCAAATACAAAGATAAGAGATCAATAGAAGTAGTTGGTGCTGTTTTATCTGAGATAGGGGTAATAATTGCTCATCAACAAATAGCAGAGAAGTCGAATGAAATACCTGCCCTTCAGGCTATGATAGGGGAATTGGGAGATGAATTTATCTTTACTTTTGATGCAATGAATACCCAAAAAAACTCTTGA
- a CDS encoding MarR family EPS-associated transcriptional regulator, with the protein MNFRNTVLQNDELILNVLRKIENSKSQKSLAHELSLSVGKVNYVLKALIEKGLVKAENFFANKHKNQYKYLLTEEGIKAKIDLTKKFIARKKSEYEELQRELENEL; encoded by the coding sequence ATGAATTTTAGGAACACCGTATTGCAAAATGATGAACTGATACTGAATGTACTTAGAAAAATAGAGAACTCAAAAAGTCAAAAAAGTTTGGCACATGAACTGAGTCTCAGTGTCGGAAAAGTAAACTATGTCCTCAAAGCCCTCATAGAAAAAGGCTTGGTAAAAGCCGAAAACTTTTTCGCAAACAAACATAAAAACCAGTACAAATACCTCCTGACAGAAGAAGGCATAAAAGCCAAAATAGACCTCACAAAAAAATTCATCGCAAGAAAAAAATCGGAATATGAAGAGTTGCAAAGAGAGTTGGAAAATGAGTTGTAA